The Solibacillus sp. FSL R7-0682 genome includes a window with the following:
- a CDS encoding formate/nitrite transporter family protein codes for MNETFQVMGEMAKKKASILKRSIFAYLMLAFFGGLFIGFGMITFIVIGGLLSPTEVPTMKIIQGVTFGIALCMVTFGGVDLFTGNNLVMTIGALEKRTTWLDLIKVWTISYSGNFVGAYFCAWMLFMTGYVVGDMAAFVEKVTIIKMSATTMELLFRGILCNILVCLAVWCTYRVKNEVAKILLIFCCIYPFILSGFEHSIANMMLFSLAMLIPHSDTITFSGVVHNLIPVTIGNIIGGAVILGIGLWLTEHGKDRKF; via the coding sequence ATGAACGAAACTTTCCAAGTGATGGGGGAAATGGCGAAAAAGAAGGCGAGTATATTAAAGAGAAGTATCTTTGCCTACTTAATGCTCGCTTTTTTTGGCGGCTTATTTATTGGCTTTGGCATGATAACCTTTATTGTAATAGGAGGCTTGCTGTCACCAACAGAAGTACCAACGATGAAAATTATACAAGGAGTAACATTTGGTATTGCCTTATGTATGGTCACATTTGGGGGCGTAGATCTCTTTACTGGAAACAATTTAGTAATGACGATTGGTGCATTAGAGAAAAGGACAACATGGCTTGATTTAATAAAAGTTTGGACAATCAGCTATAGTGGAAACTTTGTCGGTGCATACTTTTGTGCATGGATGCTATTTATGACTGGCTATGTAGTGGGAGATATGGCGGCTTTTGTAGAAAAGGTAACAATCATTAAAATGTCTGCTACAACAATGGAGCTTTTATTCCGAGGAATTCTATGTAATATACTTGTATGCTTAGCTGTTTGGTGTACTTATCGTGTAAAAAATGAAGTGGCAAAAATTTTACTTATTTTCTGCTGTATTTATCCGTTTATTTTATCAGGGTTTGAACATAGTATTGCAAATATGATGCTCTTCTCATTAGCAATGCTGATTCCCCATAGTGATACAATTACATTTAGTGGAGTAGTACATAATTTAATTCCTGTAACAATTGGAAATATTATTGGTGGAGCGGTCATTTTAGGAATAGGACTTTGGCTCACTGAGCATGGAAAGGATCGGAAATTTTAA